The following proteins are encoded in a genomic region of Magallana gigas chromosome 1, xbMagGiga1.1, whole genome shotgun sequence:
- the LOC136275927 gene encoding uncharacterized protein, translating to MNPHLCLGLLCAVLVAQTSASVVYRSGYGGRKSGYGNEGNGYGSSGGNGYGENGGNGGYGNNGNGNGGGNDGYDGNGYGKNGGNGGYGDNGNGNNGGNGGYGENGYKDNGGNGGYGDNGNGDNGGGNGGYGENSYGENGGNGGYGNNGNGNNGGNGGKGDNGGNGDNGNGYGKKGGNGGNGGGYGVDAYNGGGNNGDNGQGYGEEYGVETTSNDQKYPATGGEYGGYQQRSNKNRGRGGKGGRRVGKGSGRSVRKGSKGGRNNNKNGNNGGRHGGYGGQGSYKKPSYDW from the coding sequence ATGAATCCTCACCTATGCTTAGGTTTATTGTGCGCCGTGCTTGTAGCACAAACGTCTGCCTCTGTGGTATACAGGTCAGGCTATGGCGGAAGGAAGAGCGGATATGGTAATGAAGGAAACGGTTATGGCAGCAGTGGTGGAAACGGATACGGAGAAAACGGTGGAAACGGAGGATACGGAAATAACGGCAATGGAAATGGTGGCGGAAATGATGGATATGACGGAAACGGTTACGGGAAAAATGGTGGAAACGGAGGATACGGGGATAATGGTAACGGAAATAATGGTGGAAATGGTGGATATGGTGAAAACGGTTATAAGGACAACGGTGGAAATGGAGGATACGGGGATAACGGCAATGGAGATAATGGTGGCGGAAATGGTGGATATGGTGAAAACAGTTACGGGGAAAATGGTGGAAACGGAGGATACGGAAATAACGGCAACGGAAATAATGGTGGAAATGGTGGAAAAGGTGACAACGGTGGCAATGGTGATAACGGAAACGGATATGGCAAGAAAGGTGGTAATGGTGGAAATGGTGGGGGGTATGGAGTAGATGCTTATAACGGAGGAGGAAACAACGGCGATAATGGACAAGGATACGGCGAGGAATATGGCGTCGAAACAACTTCTAACGACCAGAAGTACCCAGCTACAGGTGGAGAGTATGGAGGATATCAACAAAGATCTAACAAAAATAGAGGTCGAGGCGGGAAAGGAGGCAGACGGGTCGGAAAAGGTAGTGGTAGAAGTGTTAGAAAGGGAAGTAAGGGAGGCagaaataacaacaaaaacggAAACAACGGTGGTAGACATGGTGGATACGGTGGACAAGGTAGCTACAAAAAACCAAGTTATGACTggtaa